A single region of the bacterium genome encodes:
- a CDS encoding coagulation factor 5/8 type domain-containing protein: MTRPRPLAVRAAAALRGAAALALSGAAGSFAAALIALGAAGSSAAAQTIPSPAAFADPAAWRAAPADGVALRLAAGAPGEICLDFDFRGKGGYAAARRPLPLDLPANYVFSFTLRGAGPSNTLEFKLVDPSGDDVWWVRREDVVPGAPRRMVFKKRHVQFAWGPSR, encoded by the coding sequence ATGACGCGGCCGCGTCCTCTCGCCGTGCGTGCGGCGGCCGCGCTTCGCGGCGCCGCGGCTCTGGCTCTCTCCGGCGCCGCCGGCTCGTTCGCCGCGGCCCTGATCGCTCTCGGCGCCGCGGGTTCGTCGGCCGCGGCGCAGACGATTCCGTCGCCCGCCGCGTTCGCCGACCCGGCGGCGTGGCGCGCGGCGCCGGCCGACGGCGTCGCGCTGCGCCTCGCGGCCGGCGCGCCGGGCGAGATCTGCCTCGACTTCGACTTCCGCGGCAAGGGGGGCTACGCCGCGGCGCGGCGCCCGCTGCCGCTCGACCTTCCCGCGAACTACGTCTTCTCCTTCACGCTGCGCGGCGCGGGGCCGTCGAACACGCTCGAGTTCAAGCTCGTCGATCCGTCGGGCGACGACGTCTGGTGGGTGCGGCGCGAGGACGTCGTTCCGGGCGCGCCGCGGCGGATGGTCTTCAAGAAGCGGCACGTGCAGTTCGCGTGGGGGCCGTCGCG